In Cataglyphis hispanica isolate Lineage 1 chromosome 22, ULB_Chis1_1.0, whole genome shotgun sequence, a single window of DNA contains:
- the LOC126857725 gene encoding glutamyl aminopeptidase-like isoform X1, which yields MAILRLFYGGFVFIIASLIFITTALSADKNTTKITDTIIYDDYVLPTHYNVKLIPYLKKNEKDKFVNFIFTNFKKYIEEHQANGRVVFYGEINATIHIFPTKKISLNSSNSIHHLSAELIERDITSGSEKFYSNEVKIEYDNVTEILILYPKYEILTKSYILNIKFLNAINILEDDNIFLTTTYIEKSGDEKWWNKTHTPMIKAQRFFPYWDHATIRSDFDISIKHYCNYSVFSNVPVKNMPRQKKIYKLNNTEECMRWTYFGIKSFLPAHLAIIISPINLFPGCGTDRIHFWQNPKSNDIKFAERVSNKVIMKLKFEWFRKMKIPKLQLIAIPNFRNNINMNFGLVIIRDTNIFYNENLHSVTHKIEVARLITRGITYQWFDNLINRTSSNLWLNDGLITLIGMDVMNDVNVLENYKRNLDILNLFIVQTQYESFQLDDCNFTQTLTSEISYPEINSLSSYYRYIKAPLILRMLQYLVTEEVFWKSVRRYLYKSVLDWTTSDDFWYIIERTIYEKNHSERGNTAIKNLINKWEKKYANYPILKIMRNYNEKKMHITIENYYDFDKNDQLWIPITFTTQSNLNFMNLASPLRDERLRLIMSLLGGEDDIAEDGWVMFNIQQSGYYRVNYDAENWQRIAKYLNSTEYTKVHVLNRAKIIDDAFYFMITQQLESSIFWNLTSYLKQETSYIAWYPMIKAIEYMSSIFSFSDKRVDDIKKKLNDMLNSLLSKIRYIENAEENEFIECLREEAIKWACILGGTTCQKKDNIETENNDEIINKFLSTVTRHAKNDNVLTTILTQFETLKPKDVSTLAALTIIINHVYSKKQIDEIRNHATNITDRYAFARAKEISYTKNKTREVNIMEDFIIYKNLLKYFELCIKKKLEIRLSEIGKHMDYLRKF from the exons atggcaATTCTAAGACTATTTTATGGtggttttgtatttattattgcaagtCTCATATTCATTACTACAGCACTTTCTGCcgataaaaatacaacaaaGATTACCGATACCATTATATATGATGACTATGTATTGCCAACGCATTACAACGTCAAATTAATaccatatttaaaaaaaaacgaaaaagacaaatttgtaaacttcatatttacaaattttaaaaaatatatagaagagcATCAAGCAAACGGCAGAGTTGTCTTCTATGGTGAAATCAATGCtactattcatatttttccaactaaaaaaataagtttaaattcATCAAATTCGATTCACCATTTATCAGCAGAACTGATTGAAAGAGACATTACCTCTGgatcagaaaaattttattctaatgaagtaaaaattgaatatgatAATGTGACGgaaattttgattctttatCCCAAATATGAGATATTAACTAAAAGTTACAtactgaatataaaatttcttaatgcaattaatatccTAGAAgacgataatattttcttaacgaCTACATATATAGAGAAATCAGGAGATGAAAA ATGGTGGAATAAAACACATACCCCGATGATTAAGGCTCAACGATTCTTCCCATATTGGGACCATGCGACAATAAGGAGTGATTTTGACATTTCCATAAAACATTACTGCAATTATTCAGTCTTCTCAAATGTGCCAGTAAAAAATATGCCAcggcaaaagaaaatatacaaattaaataatacagaaGAATGTATGCGATGGACATACTTCggcattaaatcttttttacctGCTCATCTCGCGATAATTATATCACCAATAAATTTGTTTCCCGGTTGTGGCACAGATAGGATCCACTTCTGGCAAAATCCAAAGTcaaacgatataaaatttgcggaaAGAGTCTCAAACAAagttataatgaaattaaaatttgaatggtttagaaagatgaaaattcCAAAATTGCAACTTATCGCAATCccaaattttcgaaataatattaatatgaactTTGGACTCGTTATAATAag agacacaaatattttttacaatgaaaATCTACATTCTGTTACGCATAAAATAGAAGTGGCACGATTGATAACGCGTGGAATTACATATCAATGgttcgataatttaataaatcgtacTTCGTCTAATTTGTGGTTAAACGATGgtcttattacattaattgggATGGACGTTATGAATGACGTCAATGTTCTCgag aattataaaagaaatttggatatattgaatttattcatAGTTCAAACTCAATATGAATCTTTTCAACTGGATGAttgtaattttacacaaactCTCACATCAGAAATCAGTTATCCTGAAATTAATTCACTTTCTTCTTATTACCGTTACATTAAAG CACCTTTAATATTACGTATGCTGCAATATTTAGTTACTGAAGAAGTATTTTGGAAGAGTGTCCgccgatatttatataaatc TGTGCTTGATTGGACAACTTCTGATGACTTTTGGTATATTATCGAAAGAActatatacgaaaaaaatcattctgaGAGAGGCAACActgctataaaaaatttaataaataagtggGAAAAAAAGTATGCGAATTATcctatattgaaaataatgcgaaattataatgaaaagaaaatgcatATAACAATAGAAAACTACTacgattttgataaaaatgatcaGCTATGGATACCTATAACGTTTACTACTCAGagtaatcttaattttatgaatttggcTTCTCCGCTTCGTGATGAGAGATTGAGACTTATAATGTCACTGCTTGGCGGCGAAGATGATATAGCAGAAGATGGTTGGgtaatgtttaatatacaacaatctg GTTATTATCGCGTTAATTATGATGCTGAAAACTGGCaaagaattgcaaaatatttaaactctaCAGAATATACGAAAGTACATGTTCTCAATCGTGCTAAAATCATCGatgatgcattttattttatgataacgcAACAACTCGAGTCTTCCATATTCTGGAATTTGACGAGTTATCTTAAACAAGAGACAAGTTATATAGCATGGTATCCTATGATAAAAGCTATTGAATACATGTCCAGcatcttttcattttcagaTAAAAGAGTCGATGATATCAAG aaaaagttAAACGACATGTTAAACAGTCTTCTTTCGAAAATAAGATACATAGAGAACGCTGAAGAGAATGAATTTATTGAATGTTTAAGAGAAGAAGCTATTAAATGGGCATGCATTCTTGGCGGCACCACGTGTCAGAAAAAAGACAACATCGAAActgaaaataatgatgaaataatcaataagTTTCTTTCAACTGTTACGAGGCATGCGAAAAATGATAATGTGCTTACAACGATATTGACACAATTCGAGACACTAAAACCGAA AGATGTCAGCACCTTGGCAGCacttactattattattaatcatgtaTATTCCAAGAAACAAATTGACgag ATCAGAAATCACGCGACAAATATTACAGACAGGTATGCGTTTGCTCGCGCTAAGGAAATTTCctatacgaaaaataaaactcgTGAG gtaaatataatggaagattttatcatctataaaaatcttctgaaatatttcgaattgtgtattaaaaagaaactagAAATACGATTATCTGAAATCGGAAAGCATATGGATTATCTTCGGAAATTTTAA
- the LOC126857725 gene encoding glutamyl aminopeptidase-like isoform X2, translating to MAILRLFYGGFVFIIASLIFITTALSADKNTTKITDTIIYDDYVLPTHYNVKLIPYLKKNEKDKFVNFIFTNFKKYIEEHQANGRVVFYELIERDITSGSEKFYSNEVKIEYDNVTEILILYPKYEILTKSYILNIKFLNAINILEDDNIFLTTTYIEKSGDEKWWNKTHTPMIKAQRFFPYWDHATIRSDFDISIKHYCNYSVFSNVPVKNMPRQKKIYKLNNTEECMRWTYFGIKSFLPAHLAIIISPINLFPGCGTDRIHFWQNPKSNDIKFAERVSNKVIMKLKFEWFRKMKIPKLQLIAIPNFRNNINMNFGLVIIRDTNIFYNENLHSVTHKIEVARLITRGITYQWFDNLINRTSSNLWLNDGLITLIGMDVMNDVNVLENYKRNLDILNLFIVQTQYESFQLDDCNFTQTLTSEISYPEINSLSSYYRYIKAPLILRMLQYLVTEEVFWKSVRRYLYKSVLDWTTSDDFWYIIERTIYEKNHSERGNTAIKNLINKWEKKYANYPILKIMRNYNEKKMHITIENYYDFDKNDQLWIPITFTTQSNLNFMNLASPLRDERLRLIMSLLGGEDDIAEDGWVMFNIQQSGYYRVNYDAENWQRIAKYLNSTEYTKVHVLNRAKIIDDAFYFMITQQLESSIFWNLTSYLKQETSYIAWYPMIKAIEYMSSIFSFSDKRVDDIKKKLNDMLNSLLSKIRYIENAEENEFIECLREEAIKWACILGGTTCQKKDNIETENNDEIINKFLSTVTRHAKNDNVLTTILTQFETLKPKDVSTLAALTIIINHVYSKKQIDEIRNHATNITDRYAFARAKEISYTKNKTREVNIMEDFIIYKNLLKYFELCIKKKLEIRLSEIGKHMDYLRKF from the exons atggcaATTCTAAGACTATTTTATGGtggttttgtatttattattgcaagtCTCATATTCATTACTACAGCACTTTCTGCcgataaaaatacaacaaaGATTACCGATACCATTATATATGATGACTATGTATTGCCAACGCATTACAACGTCAAATTAATaccatatttaaaaaaaaacgaaaaagacaaatttgtaaacttcatatttacaaattttaaaaaatatatagaagagcATCAAGCAAACGGCAGAGTTGTCTTCTATG AACTGATTGAAAGAGACATTACCTCTGgatcagaaaaattttattctaatgaagtaaaaattgaatatgatAATGTGACGgaaattttgattctttatCCCAAATATGAGATATTAACTAAAAGTTACAtactgaatataaaatttcttaatgcaattaatatccTAGAAgacgataatattttcttaacgaCTACATATATAGAGAAATCAGGAGATGAAAA ATGGTGGAATAAAACACATACCCCGATGATTAAGGCTCAACGATTCTTCCCATATTGGGACCATGCGACAATAAGGAGTGATTTTGACATTTCCATAAAACATTACTGCAATTATTCAGTCTTCTCAAATGTGCCAGTAAAAAATATGCCAcggcaaaagaaaatatacaaattaaataatacagaaGAATGTATGCGATGGACATACTTCggcattaaatcttttttacctGCTCATCTCGCGATAATTATATCACCAATAAATTTGTTTCCCGGTTGTGGCACAGATAGGATCCACTTCTGGCAAAATCCAAAGTcaaacgatataaaatttgcggaaAGAGTCTCAAACAAagttataatgaaattaaaatttgaatggtttagaaagatgaaaattcCAAAATTGCAACTTATCGCAATCccaaattttcgaaataatattaatatgaactTTGGACTCGTTATAATAag agacacaaatattttttacaatgaaaATCTACATTCTGTTACGCATAAAATAGAAGTGGCACGATTGATAACGCGTGGAATTACATATCAATGgttcgataatttaataaatcgtacTTCGTCTAATTTGTGGTTAAACGATGgtcttattacattaattgggATGGACGTTATGAATGACGTCAATGTTCTCgag aattataaaagaaatttggatatattgaatttattcatAGTTCAAACTCAATATGAATCTTTTCAACTGGATGAttgtaattttacacaaactCTCACATCAGAAATCAGTTATCCTGAAATTAATTCACTTTCTTCTTATTACCGTTACATTAAAG CACCTTTAATATTACGTATGCTGCAATATTTAGTTACTGAAGAAGTATTTTGGAAGAGTGTCCgccgatatttatataaatc TGTGCTTGATTGGACAACTTCTGATGACTTTTGGTATATTATCGAAAGAActatatacgaaaaaaatcattctgaGAGAGGCAACActgctataaaaaatttaataaataagtggGAAAAAAAGTATGCGAATTATcctatattgaaaataatgcgaaattataatgaaaagaaaatgcatATAACAATAGAAAACTACTacgattttgataaaaatgatcaGCTATGGATACCTATAACGTTTACTACTCAGagtaatcttaattttatgaatttggcTTCTCCGCTTCGTGATGAGAGATTGAGACTTATAATGTCACTGCTTGGCGGCGAAGATGATATAGCAGAAGATGGTTGGgtaatgtttaatatacaacaatctg GTTATTATCGCGTTAATTATGATGCTGAAAACTGGCaaagaattgcaaaatatttaaactctaCAGAATATACGAAAGTACATGTTCTCAATCGTGCTAAAATCATCGatgatgcattttattttatgataacgcAACAACTCGAGTCTTCCATATTCTGGAATTTGACGAGTTATCTTAAACAAGAGACAAGTTATATAGCATGGTATCCTATGATAAAAGCTATTGAATACATGTCCAGcatcttttcattttcagaTAAAAGAGTCGATGATATCAAG aaaaagttAAACGACATGTTAAACAGTCTTCTTTCGAAAATAAGATACATAGAGAACGCTGAAGAGAATGAATTTATTGAATGTTTAAGAGAAGAAGCTATTAAATGGGCATGCATTCTTGGCGGCACCACGTGTCAGAAAAAAGACAACATCGAAActgaaaataatgatgaaataatcaataagTTTCTTTCAACTGTTACGAGGCATGCGAAAAATGATAATGTGCTTACAACGATATTGACACAATTCGAGACACTAAAACCGAA AGATGTCAGCACCTTGGCAGCacttactattattattaatcatgtaTATTCCAAGAAACAAATTGACgag ATCAGAAATCACGCGACAAATATTACAGACAGGTATGCGTTTGCTCGCGCTAAGGAAATTTCctatacgaaaaataaaactcgTGAG gtaaatataatggaagattttatcatctataaaaatcttctgaaatatttcgaattgtgtattaaaaagaaactagAAATACGATTATCTGAAATCGGAAAGCATATGGATTATCTTCGGAAATTTTAA
- the LOC126857728 gene encoding aminopeptidase A-like translates to MAFLRLLFYGDLIFIIESLIFITTARSADENTEKITNTSITTALSADENTEKITNTSITTALFADKNTKDITNTKDITNTSIIYNDYVIPTHYNVTLIPYLGKNEEDKHVNFTFTHFKKYIEEHQANGRIVFYGEMNAAIRIFRPTTKISLNSSNFIYHLSAEVIERDVNFRSKNVSSNEIKIEYDNVTQILVLHLKSKILFENYILNIKFLNAINILEDNNIFLTTTYIKKSGNEKWWNKTHISMIEVQRMFPCWDGLSKSNMTIKSDFNVSIKSYCNYSIFSNVPIRESIYKLNNAKECMRWTYFGIKSFLPAHLAIIISPINFFPGCGTDIIHFWQYPNSNDIQFAERVSYKVIMKLKFEWFRRLGMPKLQLIAIPNFRNDININFGLVAIRETSIFYNQSLHFIAHKIEVARLITRGITYQWFDNLINRTSSNLWLNDGLITLIGMNVMNGVNVLERRNLDIVDLFIVQAQYESLQLDDCNFTQALTSEISSYPEINSLSSYYRYIKAPLILRMLQYLITEEVFWKSVRRFVDMHAFDWTTSDHFWYIMENAIYEKNPYEEGSTIRYLINKWEEKYANYPKLKIIRNYNEKRMQIIIENYYDYDKNDQLWIPITFTTQSNLNFMNLASPLRDERLIFIMSPLGAQVDIAEDGWVMFNIQQSGYYRVNYDAENWQRIAKYLNSTEYTKVHVLNRAKIIDDAFYFMITQQLESSIFWNLTSYLKQETNYIAWYPMLKALEYMSSIFSFTDKRVNDIKEKLNNVLSGLFLKITYEGNI, encoded by the exons atggcgTTTCTAAGACTGTTATTTTATGGcgatcttatatttattatagaaagtcTCATATTTATTACTACAGCACGTTCTGCCGATGAAAATACAGAAAAGATTACCAATACATCGATTACTACAGCACTTTCTGCCGATGAAAATACAGAAAAGATTACCAATACATCGATTACTACAGCACTTTTTGccgataaaaatacaaaagatattaCCAATACAAAAGATATTACCAATacatcgattatatataatgattatgtaATACCAACGCATTACAACGTCACATTAATACCATATTTAGGAAAAAACGAAGAAGACAAACATGTAAACTTTacatttacacattttaaaaaatatatagaagagcATCAAGCAAACGGCAGAATTGTTTTTTATGGTGAAATGAATGCTGCTATTCGCATTTTTCGTCCAACtacaaaaataagtttaaattcatcaaattttatttaccatCTATCAGCAGAAGTGATTGAAAGAGATGTTAACTTtcgatcaaaaaatgtttcatctaatgaaataaaaattgaatatgatAATGTAACGCAAATTTTGGTTCTTCATCTCAAATCtaagatattatttgaaaattacatactgaatataaaatttcttaatgctattaatatcttagaagataataatattttcttaacgactacatatataaagaaatcagGAAATGAAAA atGGTGGAATAAAACACATATCTCAATGATTGAAGTCCAACGAATGTTTCCATGTTGGGACGGATTGTCAAAAAGCAATATGACAATAAAGAGCGATTTCAACGTTTCCATAAAATCTTACTGCAATTATTCAATCTTCTCAAATGTGCCAATACGAGAgtcaatatacaaattaaataatgcaaaagaaTGTATGCGATGGACATACTTCGGCATTAAATCTTTTCTGCCTGCTCATCTCGCGATAATTATATcaccaataaatttttttcccggTTGTGGCACAGATATCATCCACTTCTGGCAATATCCAAACTCAAACGATATACAATTTGCGGAAAGAGTTTCATACAAAGTTATAATGAAGTTGAAATTTGAATGGTTTAGAAGATTGGGAATGCCAAAATTGCAACTTATCGCAATCCCAAATTTtcgaaatgatattaatataaacttcgGACTCGTCGCAATaag agaaacaagtattttttacaatcaaaGTCTACACTTTATTGCGCATAAAATAGAAGTGGCACGATTGATAACGCGTGGAATTACATATCAATGgttcgataatttaataaaccgTACTTCGTCTAATTTGTGGTTAAACGATGgtcttattacattaattgggATGAACGTTATGAATGGCGTCAATGTTCTCGAG agaagaaATTTGGATATAGTGGATTTATTCATAGTTCAGGCTCAATATGAATCTCTCCAATTGGATGATTGTAATTTTACACAAGCTCTCACATCAGAAATTAGTAGTTACCCTGAAATTAATTCACTTTCCTCTTATTACCGTTACATTAAAG CACCTTTAATATTACGCATgctgcaatatttaattactgaAGAAGTGTTTTGGAAGAGTGTCCGCCGATTTGTAGATATGCA TGCGTTTGATTGGACAACTTCTGATCATTTTTGGTATATTATGGAAAATgctatatatgaaaaaaatcccTATGAAGAAGGTAGTactataagatatttaataaataagtggGAAGAAAAGTATGCGAATTATcctaaattgaaaataatacgaaattataatgaaaaaagaatgcaaataataatagaaaactactacgattatgataaaaatgatcagCTATGGATACCTATAACGTTTACTACTCAGagtaatcttaattttatgaatttggcTTCTCCGCTTCGTGATGAgagattgatatttataatgtcaCCACTTGGCGCACAAGTTGATATAGCAGAAGATGGTTGGGTAATGTTTAACATACAACAATCCg GTTATTATCGCGTTAATTATGATGCTGAAAACTGGCaaagaattgcaaaatatttaaactctaCAGAATATACGAAAGTACATGTTCTCAATCGTGCTAAAATCATCGatgatgcattttattttatgataacgcAACAACTCGAGTCTTCCATATTCTGGAATTTGACGAGTTATCTTAAACAAGAGACAAATTATATAGCATGGTATCCTATGCTCAAAGCTTTGGAATACATGTCGAGCATCTTTTCATTTACAGATAAAAGAGTCAATGATATCAAG GAAAAGTTAAACAACGTGTTAAGtggtctttttttaaaaataacatatgaaGGAAACATttga